A region of the Gemmobacter fulvus genome:
GGGGCAGGTGCAGGCCACTGACGCGCTGGCGCTGCGTCTGGGATATACCTATCTGGATGCGCAGAACCCCGATGGCAGCCGCGAGGTGCGCCGCCCCCGACATGAGGTGGCACTGGGCGCAACGCTGGACAGCTTTGGCGGCAGGGGCAGCGTATCGGCGGATCTGCGGCATGTGTCGGGCAATTTCGACACCCAGTTCTGGGGCGCTTATCAGACGGTGGAATTGCCCGCATTCACCACGGTCAACCTGACCGCGCGCTATGATCTGACCGATCGGCTTCAGCTGACGGGCCGGGTAGAAAATGCGTTTGATGCGGATGTGACCGATGTCTGGGGCTACGCGACGCGGGGCCGGGCGGTATATGTGGGGCTCAATGCCAAATTCTGATGCTTTGCGACGGATCCTGCTGGCGGGGGCGCTGCTCTGCGCCCCCGCCAGTGCGCTGGCCGATGGCCCGGCGCGCGTGGTGTCGATGAACCTGTGCACCGATCAGCTTGCCATGTTGATGGCGGCTCCGGGGCAGCTTCATTCGGTCTCTTATCTCGCCGCCGATCCGCGCGGGTCGGCGATGGCAGATCAGGCACGGGCCTATCCGGTCAATCACGGGCTGGCCGAAGAGGTCTATCTGATGCAGCCCGATCTGGTGTTGGCGGGCACCTATACCTCGCGCGCGACGGTCGACATGCTGCGCCGTCTGGGCGTGCCGGTGGAAACATTCGAGCCGTCCAATTCGTTGCAAGAGGTGCGCGATGGCATGATCCGCATGGGCGCGGTGCTGGGTCAGAGCGCCCGCGCGGCAGAGATCGTTGCCGCCTATGACGCGGATCTTGCTGCCTTTCAGGAGGCGGTGGCGCACCGCCCCCGCGCCGCCCTTTATGCCGCCAACAGCTATACCTCGGGCGACCGCACTCTGGCCGGGCAGATCCTCGCCACGGCGGGGTTGGCCAATGTGGCGGCAGAGGCGGGCTATGACAGCGGCGGCATCCTGCCGCTGGAGGTGCTGGTGATGGCGGCCCCGGAGGCGGTGATCACCGGGCGCCCCTTTCCGGGCGCGTCGCGGTCGGAAGAGGTGCTGCGCCACCCCGCCCTGCTGGCGATGCAGGACGATCACGCCTCGGGCCATGTCACCGACCGCGACTGGGTCTGCGGCACCCCCTATGTCTTGCGCGCTGTGGCCGAAATGGCCGAGCTGCGCCGCACCTTGATCGAGGTGGACCAATGATGCGGCTGTTCTTGGGCCTGACGGCGCTTGTTGTCCTGCTGTTCGGGGTGGCGCTGGTGGTTGGCCCCGCGCGTATCGGTCCGGTGGCCAGCCTTCATGCACTGATCGTCGGCGATAGCAGCCCGCTGACGCTGGTGATGCGCGAAATCCGCCTGCCGCGCGCGCTGCTGGCGGTGATGATTGGCGCGGCGCTGGGGCTGGCCGGGGCGGCGATGCAGGGCTATCTGCGCAACCCGCTGGCGGATCCGGGGCTGATCGGCGTGTCAGGCTCGGCGGCGCTGGGCGCGGTGCTGGCGATCCAGACCGGGCTTGCCACCACGGTGGCCATGGCGCTGCCGGTTGCGGCGCTGGGTGGGGCACTGATCGGCGTGCTGCTGGTTCTGGCGCTGTCGGGGACGCGCGGCGGGTCGCTGACGCTGATCCTCGCGGGCATTGCCATATCGGCACTGGCCGGGGCGCTGACCTCGCTGGTGCTGAATCTGTCGCCCAACCCCTTTGCGGCGAATGAGATCGTGTTCTGGATGATGGGGTCGCTGGCAGACCGCTCG
Encoded here:
- a CDS encoding FecCD family ABC transporter permease yields the protein MMRLFLGLTALVVLLFGVALVVGPARIGPVASLHALIVGDSSPLTLVMREIRLPRALLAVMIGAALGLAGAAMQGYLRNPLADPGLIGVSGSAALGAVLAIQTGLATTVAMALPVAALGGALIGVLLVLALSGTRGGSLTLILAGIAISALAGALTSLVLNLSPNPFAANEIVFWMMGSLADRSMTHVWIALPLILAGAALLASLGRGLDALTLGEDAAQALSIDLARLRLVLIFGTAAVVGASTAVAGTIGFVGLVVPHLLRGYVGARPGRLLWASALGGAVMLLAADIAVRLLLPARDLKLGVVTALVGAPLFLHLIYRTRRAGP
- a CDS encoding ABC transporter substrate-binding protein, producing the protein MPNSDALRRILLAGALLCAPASALADGPARVVSMNLCTDQLAMLMAAPGQLHSVSYLAADPRGSAMADQARAYPVNHGLAEEVYLMQPDLVLAGTYTSRATVDMLRRLGVPVETFEPSNSLQEVRDGMIRMGAVLGQSARAAEIVAAYDADLAAFQEAVAHRPRAALYAANSYTSGDRTLAGQILATAGLANVAAEAGYDSGGILPLEVLVMAAPEAVITGRPFPGASRSEEVLRHPALLAMQDDHASGHVTDRDWVCGTPYVLRAVAEMAELRRTLIEVDQ